The following are encoded together in the Falsiruegeria litorea R37 genome:
- the ald gene encoding alanine dehydrogenase: MKIGCPTEIKPQEFRVGMTPDAAREAVNHGHEVIIQKGAGAGAGFTDEDYVAAGAAIIDTAEEIFATADMIVKVKEPQAGERKMLREGQLLFTYLHLAPDPDQTHDLLESGCTAIAYETVTDDRGGLPLLAPMSEVAGRLAPQVGAWTLQKANGGRGVLMGGVPGVAPAKVVVIGGGVVGTHAAKIAEGMGADVTVLDRSLNRLKYLDDVFGRDFKNQYSTAGATAELVREADMVIGAVLIPGAEAPKLVSRAQLSEMKPGAALVDVAIDQGGCFETSKATTHADPIYEVDGIMHYCVANMPGAVARTSTQALGNATLPFMLNLANKGWKQACADDPHLLNGLNVHAGQLTYYAVGKALGIDVVSPQLVIK, from the coding sequence ATGAAAATCGGGTGCCCTACAGAAATCAAACCCCAGGAATTCCGCGTCGGCATGACGCCGGACGCCGCGCGCGAAGCGGTCAACCACGGTCACGAGGTGATCATCCAGAAAGGCGCGGGCGCTGGCGCCGGCTTCACGGATGAGGACTATGTCGCTGCAGGTGCTGCGATCATCGACACGGCGGAAGAGATCTTTGCCACCGCCGACATGATCGTAAAGGTGAAAGAACCCCAAGCGGGCGAGCGCAAGATGCTCCGCGAAGGGCAGCTGCTGTTTACCTATCTGCATCTGGCACCCGATCCGGATCAGACGCACGACCTGCTGGAGTCCGGCTGTACTGCAATCGCCTATGAAACCGTGACCGACGACCGTGGCGGCCTGCCCCTGTTGGCGCCAATGTCCGAGGTCGCCGGTCGTCTGGCACCCCAGGTCGGTGCGTGGACCCTGCAAAAGGCCAACGGCGGTCGTGGCGTGCTGATGGGTGGTGTGCCCGGCGTGGCCCCGGCCAAGGTTGTTGTCATCGGCGGCGGTGTCGTGGGCACACACGCAGCCAAGATCGCCGAGGGCATGGGCGCGGACGTCACCGTTCTGGACCGGTCGTTGAACCGCCTGAAGTACCTCGACGACGTCTTTGGCCGCGACTTCAAGAACCAGTACTCGACCGCCGGTGCGACCGCCGAGTTAGTGCGTGAGGCCGACATGGTCATCGGCGCGGTTCTGATCCCCGGTGCCGAAGCTCCGAAACTGGTGTCGCGCGCGCAGTTGAGTGAGATGAAGCCGGGCGCGGCCCTCGTTGACGTGGCCATCGACCAGGGCGGCTGTTTCGAAACGTCCAAGGCGACTACTCATGCCGACCCGATTTATGAAGTTGATGGCATCATGCATTATTGCGTGGCGAACATGCCCGGTGCAGTGGCCCGCACCTCGACCCAGGCGCTTGGAAACGCCACCCTGCCCTTCATGCTGAACCTGGCCAACAAAGGTTGGAAACAGGCCTGTGCTGACGATCCACACTTGCTGAACGGCCTGAACGTTCACGCGGGCCAACTGACCTATTATGCAGTCGGCAAA
- a CDS encoding Lrp/AsnC family transcriptional regulator, producing MSLDATDRRILRALQRKGRMSNAELSEQANLSPSACHRRVQRLEADGYIRDYVALLDSRKLGVPTTVFVEITLQGQADEVLDAFEKAVGRIPDVLECHLMAGTADYILKVVAENTEDFARIHRQHLARLPGVAQMQSSFALRTVFKTTALPV from the coding sequence ATGAGCTTGGATGCAACGGATCGGCGGATCCTCAGGGCGTTGCAACGCAAGGGGCGGATGTCCAATGCAGAGTTGTCGGAACAGGCCAATCTGTCTCCATCCGCCTGCCATCGGCGCGTACAGCGGTTGGAAGCAGACGGATACATCCGTGACTACGTTGCCTTGCTGGATTCCCGCAAGCTGGGTGTGCCTACGACGGTGTTTGTCGAGATCACCTTGCAGGGGCAGGCGGACGAGGTTCTGGATGCGTTTGAAAAGGCGGTTGGGCGGATACCGGACGTTCTGGAATGCCACCTGATGGCGGGCACGGCGGATTACATCCTGAAGGTTGTGGCCGAAAACACCGAAGATTTCGCGCGCATTCATCGTCAGCATCTGGCGCGGCTGCCTGGGGTGGCGCAGATGCAAAGCTCGTTTGCCCTGCGCACCGTGTTCAAAACCACCGCGTTGCCGGTCTAG
- a CDS encoding CPBP family intramembrane glutamic endopeptidase, with amino-acid sequence MIYLLSHLTELWPWLILMAALGAGWSGYKRAALVLLGLWACAAVYLGVLSIVALAIGAPGLALATWLRSATGTAAAIGWTILILWSVALGAHLLPGFNNPIALDGVLSGPESRPFTMHLNADKPLVFFALLLAWNPLLHQDRPTRVFPLIMAAALALALFPMAIVAGALSPEVSWPDWIGLFVLVNLLMTCLTEEAFFRGFLQKALTGRIGAAGGIASASLLFGLVHLPAGAAVMAFATLLGAACGLGHWYGGRLRYAVWIHFGFNLIHLLFFTYPGPA; translated from the coding sequence ATGATTTATCTGCTGTCCCACCTGACCGAGCTGTGGCCGTGGCTGATCCTGATGGCAGCCCTTGGTGCCGGCTGGTCGGGGTACAAACGCGCAGCGCTTGTTCTGCTGGGTCTTTGGGCCTGTGCAGCAGTTTATCTGGGTGTCCTGTCGATTGTGGCCCTTGCCATCGGCGCGCCCGGCTTGGCTTTGGCGACCTGGTTGCGCAGCGCGACTGGCACGGCTGCAGCGATTGGCTGGACAATCTTGATTCTGTGGTCCGTCGCCCTGGGCGCGCACTTGCTGCCTGGCTTCAACAATCCCATCGCATTGGACGGTGTGCTATCCGGCCCTGAAAGCCGGCCCTTCACGATGCATCTCAACGCGGACAAACCGCTGGTGTTCTTTGCACTTTTGTTGGCCTGGAACCCACTGTTGCACCAGGACCGCCCCACCCGCGTTTTCCCGCTGATCATGGCCGCAGCGCTTGCCCTTGCGCTGTTTCCGATGGCCATTGTAGCCGGCGCCCTATCGCCAGAGGTAAGCTGGCCCGACTGGATTGGACTGTTTGTTCTGGTCAACCTTCTGATGACTTGCCTGACCGAAGAGGCTTTCTTTCGTGGATTTCTGCAAAAGGCACTGACAGGCCGCATCGGCGCAGCGGGTGGCATTGCCTCGGCAAGCCTGCTGTTTGGATTGGTCCATTTACCCGCCGGTGCCGCGGTGATGGCTTTTGCAACGCTATTGGGCGCGGCGTGCGGCTTGGGTCACTGGTACGGCGGGCGCTTGCGCTACGCGGTCTGGATCCACTTTGGCTTTAACCTGATCCATCTGCTGTTCTTTACCTACCCTGGGCCCGCCTAG
- the ppk2 gene encoding polyphosphate kinase 2 — MDWLEAELEDTLDEDFEIEFSEPMLSMEIRKIYRAQHPEMLDRKVYFRNLLRLQAELIKLQDWVQHTGQKVVILMEGRDSAGKGGVIKRITQRLNPRIARVVALPAPSRREQSQWYFQRYVPHLPAGGEIVLFDRSWYNRAGVERVMGFATEDEVEAFFRDVPEFERMLVRSGIILLKYWFSITDEEQQLRFLMRIHDPMKQWKLSPMDLESRIRWEQYTKAKEEMFERTNIPEAPWYIVEGNDKKRERLNCIEHLLTQIPYEDVPSEKVDLPDRKYNPEYERQFLPDELYVPKVY, encoded by the coding sequence ATGGACTGGTTGGAAGCCGAGCTTGAGGACACGCTGGACGAGGATTTTGAAATCGAGTTCAGCGAACCGATGCTGTCGATGGAAATCCGCAAGATCTATCGCGCGCAGCACCCCGAGATGCTCGACCGCAAAGTGTATTTCCGCAACCTGCTGCGTCTGCAGGCCGAACTGATCAAGCTACAGGACTGGGTGCAGCACACCGGCCAAAAGGTGGTGATCCTGATGGAGGGCCGCGATTCAGCCGGCAAGGGCGGAGTGATTAAACGGATCACCCAACGCCTGAACCCGCGTATTGCCCGTGTCGTTGCGCTGCCTGCGCCCTCACGTCGCGAACAAAGCCAATGGTATTTCCAGCGATATGTGCCGCATCTGCCGGCGGGTGGTGAAATCGTGCTGTTTGACCGGTCCTGGTACAACCGCGCTGGGGTTGAACGCGTCATGGGCTTTGCGACCGAGGACGAGGTCGAGGCGTTTTTCCGCGACGTACCTGAATTTGAAAGGATGCTGGTGCGGTCGGGGATCATTCTGCTGAAGTACTGGTTCTCGATCACCGACGAAGAACAGCAATTGCGATTCCTGATGCGCATCCACGACCCGATGAAGCAGTGGAAGCTGTCCCCGATGGATCTGGAGAGTCGTATTCGGTGGGAGCAGTACACCAAAGCCAAGGAAGAGATGTTCGAGCGCACCAACATCCCCGAGGCGCCGTGGTACATTGTCGAGGGCAACGACAAGAAACGCGAACGTTTGAACTGCATCGAGCACCTGCTGACGCAAATCCCGTATGAGGATGTACCAAGCGAAAAGGTCGATCTGCCGGATCGCAAGTACAACCCGGAGTACGAGCGGCAGTTTTTGCCTGACGAGCTTTACGTGCCCAAGGTTTATTGA
- a CDS encoding TetR/AcrR family transcriptional regulator, whose translation MSPTTKKLIQAAALRLFDEQGVAATSIAQIRAEVGISNGSFFHAYKTRDDLCADIYLLALKDYHAALVADLPETAQDGIAALITAHLEWVVTSGPLARFLFEHARPEWLNSIRAEQASENAKLAERLATWRAPLTKAGALHPMSEMMFFAQLIGPAQVFCRAWLSGRNAEDPRTHARVLIDSACRVLILTPDQ comes from the coding sequence ATGTCCCCCACGACCAAGAAGCTGATCCAGGCCGCTGCCCTGCGCTTGTTCGATGAGCAGGGCGTCGCGGCGACTTCAATTGCGCAGATCAGGGCAGAAGTGGGCATATCCAACGGCAGCTTCTTTCACGCCTACAAAACCCGCGACGATCTATGTGCGGACATCTATCTGCTGGCGCTTAAGGATTACCACGCGGCGCTGGTGGCCGATCTGCCCGAGACTGCACAGGACGGGATCGCAGCGCTGATCACTGCGCATCTGGAGTGGGTGGTCACATCCGGCCCGTTGGCACGGTTCCTGTTTGAACATGCCCGACCCGAATGGCTGAACAGCATCCGCGCGGAACAAGCCAGTGAAAACGCCAAACTCGCCGAAAGGCTGGCAACTTGGCGCGCACCATTGACCAAGGCCGGGGCCTTGCACCCGATGTCCGAGATGATGTTCTTTGCGCAGCTGATCGGCCCGGCCCAAGTCTTTTGCCGGGCATGGCTATCGGGTCGAAACGCAGAAGATCCGCGCACGCATGCGCGGGTCTTGATCGACAGTGCCTGCCGGGTTCTGATCCTGACGCCGGATCAATAA
- a CDS encoding amidohydrolase family protein, with translation MTEIIDAWGQHPTLRHSQDPMFDSLRRWTKSPTPTEDLPVATTVGLMDRAGVDRMLISAWEAPRNTMISNDEVAGFVAEAPDRLVGVGSVNIARPMEAVREIRRCVTELGFKAIRVLPWLWEVPPTDRRFYPVYAACVDLGVPFCTQIGHTGPLMPSEVGRPLYLDQVALDFPELTIVGGHIGYPWTEEAVAVATKHENVYIDTSAYTVGRYPPELVRFLKGHGTDKVLFGSNYPMMPPEQALKGFDTLGLDDRQAEHFLSGNAKKVFGL, from the coding sequence GTGACCGAAATTATCGATGCCTGGGGTCAGCACCCCACGCTGAGGCATTCCCAAGACCCAATGTTCGATTCGCTGCGGCGCTGGACCAAATCCCCGACTCCGACTGAAGATCTTCCAGTGGCGACCACAGTTGGTCTGATGGATCGGGCCGGGGTCGACCGCATGCTGATCAGCGCCTGGGAAGCCCCGCGCAACACGATGATTTCGAACGACGAGGTGGCTGGGTTTGTCGCCGAAGCACCTGATCGCTTGGTCGGCGTCGGCTCGGTCAACATCGCCCGCCCGATGGAGGCGGTACGGGAAATCCGCCGCTGTGTGACCGAGCTGGGTTTCAAGGCGATCCGCGTTCTGCCCTGGCTGTGGGAGGTGCCGCCAACAGACCGTCGGTTCTATCCGGTTTATGCCGCGTGTGTTGATCTGGGCGTGCCATTTTGCACTCAGATCGGCCACACCGGCCCGCTGATGCCGTCCGAGGTTGGGCGGCCGCTGTACCTGGATCAGGTGGCGTTGGACTTCCCCGAGCTGACCATTGTCGGCGGGCACATCGGCTATCCTTGGACCGAAGAGGCGGTGGCCGTCGCGACCAAGCACGAGAATGTCTATATCGACACGTCCGCCTACACGGTGGGGCGCTACCCGCCTGAACTGGTGCGATTCCTCAAGGGGCACGGCACGGACAAGGTGTTGTTTGGTTCCAATTACCCCATGATGCCGCCGGAACAGGCGCTGAAAGGGTTCGACACACTCGGCCTGGATGACAGGCAAGCCGAGCATTTTTTGTCTGGCAACGCCAAAAAGGTGTTTGGCCTTTAG
- a CDS encoding CAP domain-containing protein → MLDLINEERTSRGLDPVQLELRLNDASEDHSSWMLQQDVFSHTGENGSSAGDRMEDAGFEFSGDWTWSENIAWQSERGAPGLADDVEDLHDGLMNSAGHRANILDPDVTVVGIGIETGDYQGYDAVMVTQNFARTQAEVQLDQDTTTPTTPIDPPEMVEVEVPETPTTEPEQPVTEQPETEQPVVAQPEDVAPADVEMPEQPTNPPSTIADILLECWSGEEIVFEWPPMDLDAQIDGTMTQPLDFVRLDLESDRPAADDQETWCFNPDDIGAFISQPVWDYDTFCF, encoded by the coding sequence ATGCTTGATTTGATTAATGAAGAACGCACATCGCGGGGATTGGACCCCGTTCAACTCGAGCTGAGATTGAACGATGCATCCGAGGATCACAGTTCCTGGATGCTGCAACAGGACGTGTTCTCGCACACCGGCGAAAACGGATCGAGCGCCGGTGACCGGATGGAAGACGCCGGGTTCGAATTCTCGGGCGATTGGACCTGGTCTGAAAATATCGCCTGGCAGAGCGAACGCGGCGCGCCGGGCTTGGCTGATGATGTCGAGGATTTGCACGATGGCCTGATGAACAGTGCTGGACATCGCGCAAACATCTTGGATCCCGACGTCACCGTTGTCGGCATTGGCATCGAAACCGGCGATTACCAAGGTTACGACGCAGTGATGGTCACACAAAACTTTGCCCGAACCCAGGCCGAGGTTCAGTTGGATCAGGACACCACCACCCCCACAACCCCGATTGATCCCCCAGAGATGGTTGAGGTTGAGGTTCCTGAAACGCCAACTACAGAACCAGAGCAGCCTGTGACGGAACAGCCTGAAACAGAGCAACCTGTGGTCGCGCAACCCGAAGACGTTGCACCAGCGGACGTAGAGATGCCCGAGCAGCCCACAAACCCGCCAAGCACCATTGCCGACATTCTGCTTGAATGCTGGAGCGGCGAGGAAATTGTCTTTGAATGGCCGCCGATGGATCTAGACGCCCAGATCGACGGCACAATGACGCAACCTCTGGACTTTGTTCGCCTGGATCTGGAATCTGACCGTCCTGCAGCGGATGACCAAGAAACGTGGTGTTTCAACCCTGACGACATTGGCGCGTTCATCTCACAACCTGTGTGGGACTACGACACCTTCTGTTTCTGA
- the rpsU gene encoding 30S ribosomal protein S21 — protein sequence MQVSVRDNNVDQALRALKKKLQREGVFREMKLKQHFEKPSEKKAREKAEAIRRARKLARKKAQREGLL from the coding sequence ATGCAGGTTAGTGTTCGTGACAACAATGTCGATCAGGCGCTTCGTGCCCTGAAGAAAAAGCTGCAGCGTGAAGGCGTCTTCCGCGAAATGAAGCTCAAGCAACATTTCGAAAAGCCGTCCGAGAAAAAAGCGCGCGAGAAGGCTGAAGCGATCCGCCGTGCCCGCAAACTGGCACGCAAGAAAGCACAGCGCGAAGGTTTGCTCTAA
- a CDS encoding COQ9 family protein codes for MTMPYEDLRETLLDAALIHVPFDGWTEATFAAAVSDADMDRTLARAVCPRGAVDLALAYHARGDAQMVARMQSEDMSELRFSEKVAAAVRFRLEASDDKEAVRRGTTLFALPAYAADGAKAIWGTCDLIWDTLGDTSQDANWYTKRATLSAVYSSTVLFWLGDDSSDHHATWEFLDRRIDNVMQFEKFKAQVNKNPLFKPLLAGPNWLMSQIKAPVRMKDLPGSLTPRG; via the coding sequence ATGACCATGCCTTACGAAGATCTGCGCGAGACCCTTTTGGACGCCGCCCTTATCCATGTGCCATTTGATGGCTGGACCGAGGCGACCTTTGCTGCTGCTGTATCAGATGCGGATATGGACAGGACGCTGGCCCGTGCGGTTTGCCCACGTGGCGCCGTGGATCTGGCGTTGGCTTATCATGCGCGCGGCGATGCGCAGATGGTTGCACGGATGCAGTCCGAGGACATGAGCGAGCTGCGGTTCAGCGAAAAAGTGGCCGCCGCGGTCCGGTTCCGCCTAGAAGCTTCGGACGACAAAGAGGCGGTGCGCCGGGGTACGACGCTTTTTGCTCTGCCTGCCTACGCTGCCGATGGGGCCAAGGCGATTTGGGGAACATGTGACCTGATCTGGGACACGCTTGGTGATACCTCGCAAGACGCCAATTGGTACACCAAGCGTGCAACGCTGTCGGCGGTCTATTCCTCGACCGTGTTGTTCTGGTTGGGCGATGATTCGTCTGACCATCACGCGACCTGGGAATTCTTGGATCGCCGGATCGACAATGTGATGCAGTTCGAAAAGTTCAAAGCGCAGGTCAACAAGAATCCCCTGTTCAAGCCTTTGCTGGCTGGGCCGAACTGGCTGATGAGCCAGATCAAGGCGCCGGTTCGGATGAAGGATCTGCCGGGGTCGTTGACACCGCGCGGCTGA
- a CDS encoding NAD(P)H-quinone oxidoreductase, producing the protein MTQTMRAVEITKPGGPEVLQLTDRPVPTPGHGQVVLKVAYAGVNRPDALQRAGAYDPPPGASDLPGLECSGEVVALGDGVDSLSMGDQVCALLPGGGYAEYVATPAAHCLPVPAGLGMKEAACLPETFFTVWSNVFTRGGLKAGERFLVHGGSSGIGTTAIQLAKAFGARVFATAGSDDKCQACLDLGAEKAINYRDEDFVKVMKAEGGANLILDMVGGDYIPRNVKCLAEDGRLVQIAFLQGPVVELNFAMMMVKRLTLTGSTLRPQSDLAKARIAQDLREAVWPLLDAGTVAPVMDSEFDFAQAAEAHARMESSGHIGKIVMKVGG; encoded by the coding sequence ATGACCCAAACAATGCGTGCCGTCGAAATCACCAAACCCGGCGGCCCCGAGGTTCTGCAACTCACCGACCGCCCTGTGCCAACGCCGGGCCACGGTCAGGTGGTGCTTAAGGTCGCTTATGCCGGCGTCAACCGCCCCGATGCCTTGCAGCGGGCCGGAGCCTATGATCCGCCCCCCGGTGCCAGCGATCTGCCGGGGCTGGAATGCTCGGGTGAGGTTGTGGCTTTGGGCGATGGCGTAGATTCTCTGAGCATGGGCGATCAGGTCTGTGCGCTGCTGCCGGGTGGTGGCTATGCCGAATATGTGGCCACACCTGCCGCGCATTGTCTGCCGGTCCCGGCAGGCTTGGGTATGAAAGAAGCCGCTTGTCTACCCGAGACCTTTTTTACCGTCTGGTCCAACGTGTTCACCCGCGGCGGGTTGAAAGCGGGCGAGCGGTTCCTGGTGCATGGTGGTTCCAGCGGGATCGGAACGACTGCGATCCAATTGGCCAAAGCTTTTGGCGCGCGTGTCTTTGCCACGGCTGGGTCGGACGATAAATGCCAGGCCTGTCTGGACCTCGGAGCTGAGAAGGCGATCAATTACCGGGACGAGGATTTCGTCAAGGTGATGAAAGCCGAAGGCGGCGCTAACCTGATCCTGGACATGGTGGGCGGTGACTACATTCCCCGTAACGTCAAATGTTTGGCCGAGGATGGTCGCCTGGTGCAGATCGCGTTTCTGCAGGGGCCAGTGGTCGAGCTGAACTTTGCCATGATGATGGTCAAGCGGTTGACCCTGACCGGCAGTACCCTGCGTCCGCAAAGCGATCTGGCCAAGGCCCGGATTGCGCAAGATCTGCGCGAGGCGGTCTGGCCGCTGTTGGATGCGGGCACCGTTGCCCCGGTCATGGACAGCGAGTTCGACTTTGCCCAAGCGGCCGAGGCGCACGCACGCATGGAAAGCTCTGGCCACATTGGCAAGATCGTCATGAAGGTTGGCGGTTAA
- a CDS encoding DUF2189 domain-containing protein: MAKTIGNPISWAAQNLGATGDHVGETVTQLGSEDTGNLPEIRTLSTDDIRHALRAGYDDFLASRADAIFIAVVYPLAGLVLFGLGMRMDMVPLLAPLVMGFALLGPVAAVGLYEISRRREQGQKVHWLDAFGVFRSPAFGAILALGLYLTALFVTWILTAQSIYSQTLGPEAPASLMAFLTEVTTTAAGWTMMIVGVAVGFLFALIALAISIVSFPLLLDRQVGVPVAVVTSVRVMRQNPRVVLTWGAIVAAMLVIGSIPMLLGLIFVMPILGHATWHLYRRAIV, translated from the coding sequence ATGGCAAAAACAATTGGAAATCCGATCAGCTGGGCAGCCCAAAACCTGGGCGCAACTGGTGATCATGTGGGTGAGACAGTCACCCAACTTGGCAGTGAAGACACCGGAAACCTGCCTGAAATCCGCACACTCAGCACCGACGACATCCGACATGCTCTGCGTGCAGGCTATGATGATTTCCTGGCCAGCCGGGCCGACGCGATCTTTATTGCAGTGGTCTATCCTTTGGCCGGGCTTGTGTTGTTTGGGTTGGGCATGCGCATGGACATGGTGCCGCTTTTGGCGCCGCTGGTGATGGGCTTTGCACTGTTGGGGCCCGTGGCCGCCGTTGGCCTTTATGAAATCAGCCGTCGTCGTGAACAGGGGCAAAAGGTGCATTGGTTGGACGCGTTCGGCGTCTTCCGATCCCCTGCATTTGGGGCAATCCTGGCCTTGGGGCTGTACCTGACCGCCCTTTTCGTAACCTGGATCCTGACCGCGCAAAGCATCTATTCCCAGACCTTGGGTCCCGAAGCGCCCGCATCCTTGATGGCGTTCCTGACGGAGGTGACCACCACCGCCGCAGGATGGACCATGATGATCGTAGGCGTTGCGGTTGGGTTCCTGTTTGCGCTGATCGCCCTGGCCATCAGCATCGTGAGCTTTCCTTTGCTGCTGGATCGTCAGGTCGGCGTCCCGGTCGCGGTTGTCACGTCCGTTCGCGTCATGCGGCAGAACCCGCGCGTTGTTCTGACATGGGGCGCCATCGTCGCTGCGATGCTGGTGATCGGCTCGATCCCGATGCTTCTGGGGCTGATCTTTGTCATGCCCATTTTGGGACACGCGACGTGGCACCTGTACCGCCGGGCCATCGTTTGA
- a CDS encoding GNAT family N-acetyltransferase translates to MWATPVTLRGEHASLVPLDMVHADDLAAASADGELHRLWYTWIPAPDQVGEEITRRLSLQEDGSMVPFAVLDASGRAVGMTTFMNIDHSAKRMEIGSTWYARSAQRGPLNTECKLMLLRHAFETLDAIAVEFRTHALNHQSRRAIERLGAKLDGVLRSHMVMANGTLRDTAVYSIIAGEWPAVRANLMWQMEKPRS, encoded by the coding sequence ATGTGGGCCACCCCAGTCACTTTGCGCGGCGAACACGCCAGCCTTGTCCCATTGGACATGGTACATGCCGACGACTTGGCCGCTGCCAGTGCCGACGGTGAGCTGCATCGGTTGTGGTACACATGGATCCCTGCTCCCGATCAGGTCGGTGAAGAAATCACCCGCCGCCTGTCCCTGCAAGAAGACGGCAGCATGGTGCCCTTTGCAGTACTTGATGCGTCGGGCCGTGCTGTTGGCATGACGACCTTTATGAATATCGACCACAGCGCGAAACGGATGGAGATCGGCTCGACCTGGTATGCCCGCTCGGCCCAACGGGGGCCGCTGAATACCGAATGCAAGTTGATGCTGTTGCGTCATGCCTTTGAAACACTCGACGCGATCGCGGTCGAGTTTCGCACCCATGCGCTCAACCATCAAAGCCGCCGTGCGATCGAACGGTTGGGGGCCAAACTGGACGGCGTTTTGCGCTCGCATATGGTGATGGCCAACGGAACCCTGCGCGATACGGCCGTCTATTCCATCATCGCCGGAGAATGGCCTGCGGTGCGCGCAAACCTGATGTGGCAGATGGAGAAACCGCGCAGCTGA
- a CDS encoding aminotransferase family protein, with protein MDGTFNENDLSHVVEADRAHIWHHLIQHKPFETNDPRIIVEGKGMRVWDQKGKEHLDAVSGGVWTVNVGYGRESICKAVYDQLMKLCYFANTAGSIPGAIFAEKLIDKMPGMSRVYYTNSGSEANEKAFKMVRQIAHKRYGGKKTKILYRDRDYHGSTLATMSAGGQDERNAQYGPFAPDFVRVPHCMEYRKHELGHEDLSGEAFGKAAADAIEEVILREGPETVGALCLEPVTAGGGVIEAPEGYWERVQEICKKYDVLLHIDEVVCGVGRTGTWFGYQQYGIKPDFVTMAKGVASGYAAIACMVTTEEVFDMFKDDAADPMGYFRDISTFGGCTAGPAAAIENMRIIEDENLLGNCIDMGDRMLNNLQELMEKHKIIGDVRGKGLFLGAELVTDRATKDPVEEKLVQAVVADCMNQGVIIGATNRSLPGRNNTLCFSPALIATADDIDQITDAVDGALGRVFG; from the coding sequence ATGGACGGCACGTTCAACGAGAACGATCTTTCGCACGTGGTCGAAGCCGACCGCGCCCACATCTGGCATCACCTGATCCAGCATAAACCCTTTGAAACCAATGACCCCCGCATCATTGTCGAAGGCAAAGGCATGCGTGTCTGGGACCAAAAAGGCAAAGAGCATCTGGATGCTGTTTCTGGCGGTGTTTGGACCGTCAACGTAGGCTATGGCCGCGAATCCATCTGTAAGGCGGTTTACGACCAGCTGATGAAGCTGTGCTACTTCGCCAACACCGCGGGCTCGATTCCCGGCGCGATCTTTGCTGAAAAGCTGATCGACAAGATGCCCGGCATGAGCCGCGTCTACTACACCAACTCGGGCTCCGAGGCGAACGAGAAGGCCTTCAAGATGGTCCGTCAGATCGCGCACAAGCGCTATGGCGGCAAGAAGACCAAGATTCTGTACCGCGACCGCGACTATCACGGCTCGACCCTGGCGACGATGTCGGCCGGCGGTCAGGACGAGCGCAACGCGCAGTACGGCCCCTTTGCGCCTGACTTTGTCCGCGTTCCGCACTGTATGGAATACCGCAAGCACGAACTGGGCCATGAGGATCTGTCGGGCGAAGCATTCGGCAAGGCCGCAGCAGACGCCATCGAAGAGGTGATCCTGCGCGAAGGTCCGGAAACCGTTGGCGCGCTGTGCCTGGAGCCGGTGACCGCAGGCGGCGGTGTAATCGAAGCACCCGAAGGCTATTGGGAGCGCGTGCAGGAGATCTGCAAAAAATACGACGTGCTGCTCCATATCGACGAGGTTGTCTGCGGTGTTGGCCGCACCGGTACCTGGTTCGGCTATCAGCAGTACGGCATCAAGCCCGACTTCGTGACCATGGCGAAAGGTGTCGCCTCGGGTTACGCGGCGATTGCCTGCATGGTTACCACCGAAGAAGTCTTTGACATGTTCAAGGATGACGCGGCCGATCCGATGGGGTATTTCCGCGACATCTCGACCTTTGGTGGCTGCACCGCTGGTCCGGCTGCTGCGATCGAGAACATGCGCATCATCGAAGACGAGAACCTGTTGGGCAACTGTATCGACATGGGCGACCGCATGTTGAACAACCTGCAAGAACTGATGGAAAAGCACAAAATCATCGGCGACGTGCGCGGCAAGGGCCTGTTCCTGGGTGCCGAGCTGGTCACCGACCGTGCAACCAAGGACCCCGTCGAAGAGAAGCTGGTTCAGGCCGTTGTGGCCGACTGTATGAACCAGGGCGTGATCATCGGCGCGACCAACCGTTCGCTGCCGGGTCGTAACAACACCCTGTGTTTCTCGCCCGCGCTGATCGCAACGGCAGACGACATCGATCAGATTACCGACGCCGTTGACGGCGCCCTGGGTCGGGTCTTTGGCTAA